The following proteins are co-located in the Theropithecus gelada isolate Dixy chromosome 19, Tgel_1.0, whole genome shotgun sequence genome:
- the LOC112612980 gene encoding leukocyte-associated immunoglobulin-like receptor 2 isoform X3: MYRYPTALLGLVLCLAQTIHTQEGPLPRPSISAEPGTVIPLGRPVTLQCRGPVGVYAFRLEREDRFEYKDNYNVFRLGPFESEARFRIDSVSEANAGLYRCIYYKTPRWSEHSDYLDLVVKETSGGPDSPVTEPDSSAGTVTGTEGSGFDAS, from the exons ATGTATCGCTACCCCACCGCCCTCCTGGGCCTAG TGCTCTGCCTGGCCCAGACGATCCACACGCAGGAGG GGCCCCTGCCCAGACCCTCCATCTCGGCTGAGCCAGGCACCGTGATCCCCCTGGGGAGGCCTGTGACCCTCCAGTGCCGGGGCCCGGTTGGCGTTTACGCATTCCGCCTGGAGAGGGAGGATAGATTTGAGTATAAAGATAATTACAATGTGTTTCGACTTGGTCCATTTGAGTCCGAGGCCAGATTCCGCATCGACTCAGTAAGTGAAGCCAACGCCGGGCTTTATCGCTGCATCTATTATAAGACCCCCCGATGGTCTGAGCACAGCGACTACCTGGACCTGGTGGTGAAAG AAACCTCTGGAGGCCCAGACTCCCCCGTCACAGAGCCCGACTCCTCAGCTG GGACTGTGACAGGCACTGAAGGCTCCGGATTTGACGCATCGTGA
- the LOC112612980 gene encoding leukocyte-associated immunoglobulin-like receptor 1 isoform X2 gives MYRYPTALLGLVLCLAQTIHTQEGPLPRPSISAEPGTVIPLGRPVTLQCRGPVGVYAFRLEREDRFEYKDNYNVFRLGPFESEARFRIDSVSEANAGLYRCIYYKTPRWSEHSDYLDLVVKGPTQRPLDNSHNDHAPASQGLSAEHLYILTGVSVVFLFCLLLLVLFFLHQQNQMKQGPPRSKGKEQKPQQRHDLAIDVLERTADKATVSGLPEKDRETDTSAPAAGDSQEVTYAQLDHWALTRRTAQAVSPQSTKPMAESCTYAAIARH, from the exons ATGTATCGCTACCCCACCGCCCTCCTGGGCCTAG TGCTCTGCCTGGCCCAGACGATCCACACGCAGGAGG GGCCCCTGCCCAGACCCTCCATCTCGGCTGAGCCAGGCACCGTGATCCCCCTGGGGAGGCCTGTGACCCTCCAGTGCCGGGGCCCGGTTGGCGTTTACGCATTCCGCCTGGAGAGGGAGGATAGATTTGAGTATAAAGATAATTACAATGTGTTTCGACTTGGTCCATTTGAGTCCGAGGCCAGATTCCGCATCGACTCAGTAAGTGAAGCCAACGCCGGGCTTTATCGCTGCATCTATTATAAGACCCCCCGATGGTCTGAGCACAGCGACTACCTGGACCTGGTGGTGAAAG GACCCACGCAGAGGCCGTTGGACAACAGTCACAATGATC ATGCACCTGCTTCCCAAGGCCTGAGTGCTGAGCATCTTTATATTCTCACCGGGGTCTCAGTGGTCTTCCTCTTTTGTCTCCTCCTTCTGGTCCTCTTTTTCCTCCATCAACAGAATCAGATGAAGCAGG GGCCCCCCAGAAGCAAGGGCAAGGAGCAGAAGCCACAGCAGAG gCACGACCTGGCTATTGATGTTCTAGAGAGGACAGCAG ACAAGGCCACAGTCAGTGGACTTCCAGAGAAGGACAGAGAGACGGACACCTCG GCCCCGGCTGCAGGGGACTCCCAGGAGGTGACGTATGCGCAGCTGGACCACTGGGCCCTCACACGGAGGACAGCCCAGGCTGTGTCTCCACAGTCCACAAAGCCCATGGCTGAGTCCTGCACGTATGCAGCCATTGCCAGACACTGA
- the LOC112612980 gene encoding leukocyte-associated immunoglobulin-like receptor 2 isoform X4, with product MYRYPTALLGLVLCLAQTIHTQEGPLPRPSISAEPGTVIPLGRPVTLQCRGPVGVYAFRLEREDRFEYKDNYNVFRLGPFESEARFRIDSVSEANAGLYRCIYYKTPRWSEHSDYLDLVVKGTVTGTEGSGFDAS from the exons ATGTATCGCTACCCCACCGCCCTCCTGGGCCTAG TGCTCTGCCTGGCCCAGACGATCCACACGCAGGAGG GGCCCCTGCCCAGACCCTCCATCTCGGCTGAGCCAGGCACCGTGATCCCCCTGGGGAGGCCTGTGACCCTCCAGTGCCGGGGCCCGGTTGGCGTTTACGCATTCCGCCTGGAGAGGGAGGATAGATTTGAGTATAAAGATAATTACAATGTGTTTCGACTTGGTCCATTTGAGTCCGAGGCCAGATTCCGCATCGACTCAGTAAGTGAAGCCAACGCCGGGCTTTATCGCTGCATCTATTATAAGACCCCCCGATGGTCTGAGCACAGCGACTACCTGGACCTGGTGGTGAAAG GGACTGTGACAGGCACTGAAGGCTCCGGATTTGACGCATCGTGA
- the LOC112612980 gene encoding leukocyte-associated immunoglobulin-like receptor 1 isoform X1, which translates to MYRYPTALLGLVLCLAQTIHTQEGPLPRPSISAEPGTVIPLGRPVTLQCRGPVGVYAFRLEREDRFEYKDNYNVFRLGPFESEARFRIDSVSEANAGLYRCIYYKTPRWSEHSDYLDLVVKETSGGPDSPVTEPDSSAGPTQRPLDNSHNDHAPASQGLSAEHLYILTGVSVVFLFCLLLLVLFFLHQQNQMKQGPPRSKGKEQKPQQRHDLAIDVLERTADKATVSGLPEKDRETDTSAPAAGDSQEVTYAQLDHWALTRRTAQAVSPQSTKPMAESCTYAAIARH; encoded by the exons ATGTATCGCTACCCCACCGCCCTCCTGGGCCTAG TGCTCTGCCTGGCCCAGACGATCCACACGCAGGAGG GGCCCCTGCCCAGACCCTCCATCTCGGCTGAGCCAGGCACCGTGATCCCCCTGGGGAGGCCTGTGACCCTCCAGTGCCGGGGCCCGGTTGGCGTTTACGCATTCCGCCTGGAGAGGGAGGATAGATTTGAGTATAAAGATAATTACAATGTGTTTCGACTTGGTCCATTTGAGTCCGAGGCCAGATTCCGCATCGACTCAGTAAGTGAAGCCAACGCCGGGCTTTATCGCTGCATCTATTATAAGACCCCCCGATGGTCTGAGCACAGCGACTACCTGGACCTGGTGGTGAAAG AAACCTCTGGAGGCCCAGACTCCCCCGTCACAGAGCCCGACTCCTCAGCTG GACCCACGCAGAGGCCGTTGGACAACAGTCACAATGATC ATGCACCTGCTTCCCAAGGCCTGAGTGCTGAGCATCTTTATATTCTCACCGGGGTCTCAGTGGTCTTCCTCTTTTGTCTCCTCCTTCTGGTCCTCTTTTTCCTCCATCAACAGAATCAGATGAAGCAGG GGCCCCCCAGAAGCAAGGGCAAGGAGCAGAAGCCACAGCAGAG gCACGACCTGGCTATTGATGTTCTAGAGAGGACAGCAG ACAAGGCCACAGTCAGTGGACTTCCAGAGAAGGACAGAGAGACGGACACCTCG GCCCCGGCTGCAGGGGACTCCCAGGAGGTGACGTATGCGCAGCTGGACCACTGGGCCCTCACACGGAGGACAGCCCAGGCTGTGTCTCCACAGTCCACAAAGCCCATGGCTGAGTCCTGCACGTATGCAGCCATTGCCAGACACTGA